The DNA region GGAACTCGGCGCCGTGCACCGGCATGGTGTACGcctgcggcgccgccgccgcaccgaacGCGTGCTGCTGCTGATACTGATAGTATTGGGCATGCTCAAGGCTGGgatgctgcggcggcggcggcaacatCTGTGAGGTCGAGGCGCCGGCGTCGAGCGGTCGATGGTAGTTTCCGGTGGAGATCCCCCACGGCTGAAGCGGTGGACACGGCGACACCGGGAAGTGGTCATAGGCGTTTGACATCATCtggatgctgctgctgctgctgctcccggCCCCGTTCTCGCTTTCCATGTCGCCGCCCTTGAGGATGTAGAGGCGGTACAAGGCCAGGTCGTAGAACTGAAAATCAAGAGCAAACGGTAAAACGAAGATATACATAACCAATTAATATACTACATGCCTAAAGATTACACGCCAGCTCGTGGCAATTAACTGTATACTCCTGACGGCGTAGTATTGGTTAAGAACTAAGATTAAATCGATCTATGTCGTCCATAATAATCAATAAGAACAATCTAATTATATTAAAATTTACTTATATTAGGTTCTATTTGGATTCGTTAGTGCTAATAGTTAGCAACTGAAATTAAGCAGGAGGTGACGAAAGCCCTTAAATAGACCTACTAACTATTATTATGCGACCCTGCTAACAATTAGTCTAGCTGGTTGTAGGTTGTTAAGAGGCACTACTTTTTATAAAATTAAGAAAATTTTTAAATTACTCCCCTCAAGTTCGAATAACCTCTTTAACTATATCGCTTGGTTCAATTTGATCCTAGACTATATCATTTAGTTCAATTTACCTCATAATACAATTTATCTTCTTTTCTTACGAAACATAGTACGGACGCAGACGCTCATATACATGTACGGATTGTAGTGGGCATCACAACTTACAtcaaaaaaatatttttccTATAATTTTGGATCATAAGGGTTAATTTATTATTAAATATCATACCTTATCAAAATAATGATGAAAATTCTTgacatatttttctaaaatatgTTACGATGTCCTCTATCATCTGGTAATCTTATTAGGGGGTAATTTTATTGGATAATATAGTTAAGGGGGGTGACTTGACCATATTTCAGGGAGGCAAACTGGACTTTTTCCGATTTTTTTTAGCATTATAGTATGCTAACAAATACGGAGTATATTTATATAGCTTCTTCCGTAGCAACTCACTGGCATATTCTCTAACAGTTCAAAACCAATTATCAAGCACCGGTTAGTATGTGATCTAAAAAATAGCCCCTCATCATAGTTAGCTAACTAACTAATAGTTAGTTGCTATTAATTATTAGCCAACTAATTAAGTATCCAATCGGACCTTAACCGTTTGAGTCTTCGAGGTTGAAATAGTGTACAGTATTTTTGAGTGACTATAGCTAGGGAGAGGGATACTGACACGTATATACTTGTTATCAGTCAGGGAAGTCAGCCTCGGGTGTACGGGGACGAGGAACTCGTGCATGCCCCAGTTGCTCTTtacgccgtcgccgccgtccacgcgGTCGTAGAACACCATGGTGACCATCCTCCCGGCGACGAAGCCGCCCTTCTTCCGCGGCCAGCGCAGCAcctggccgccgccggagggcttccagccgccgcccctggccacGCGCACCGGCCGCGGCTCCTTCTGGTCCTTGtcctcggggacggcggcgcagGCCCCAGGCTTCTGGAACTCCCGCACGCTGAAGAAATAGATGTAGCGGTGCTCCGCGGCGTCCTTGAACCTCTCTGCGCAGGCATGGCCGGCCGGAATGCCGGATCGGACGTCAGAcgccgagagagagagagagagagagagattaggggagaggaagagggagcGGACCGTAGAGCTCCTCGGGGTGGTAGTCGAGGATTCTGACGTCTTGGAAGATGGTGTGGAGCGGCGGGGGGAGCGTGCGGCCGCGGATCTGGTCGGAGAGGATGGAGATGAGCTCCAGCGAGGTGGGCACGAAGCGGTACCCGCGCGGGAACCCGTGCTTCGTCAAGCTCCCGTCTGCTGCCGCCATCCGCCCGCCCCGGCTTCAATAATTCGCGCGCGAGAACGTTTCGTCGAGCCGAGTCCAAGCCCTCTGTCTCGCCGGGAGAGGAAAAAGAACGGCCCGGTAGATTAAGAGTTGGAAGCCGTCGCGGCGCCTATTTATGTGGCTGTTGCCGCCGGTAGGGGAGTTTCGACTGTGATTCGTCGTCGATCTGGAATTCGAGTTGGACGAGGAGAAGAAGCAAGATGGCCCACAAACAAACCGAATTGAACTCCTTTCCAAATTTGGGCCTTTCTTGTCGGTGCATCACCTCATGTTTTGTTATTTTTCATTTTATTTATATAgttatatataatatattagTACATATATGTGAGCGAGAAACACATAGGACGTGTGCATAGGTAAAGGTCGATCGGCGACAGAGATGCTCGGCATCAGaactgggcggcggcggcgccgtcgggCTCGCCGCCCCACCTGCCGGGGCAGAAGGTGATGACGTACTCCCGCGCGTGGCACGCGCTCGCCGTCGTGGCGGTGGTGTCGTAGGCGTAGCTGTAGTAGGCCGGGCACGCGTCCTTGAACAGCCGCGAGTAGACGCTGCCGCGGCACGCCGCGGGCGTCGCGTACGCGCCGCGGCAGCAGAAGGCGTCCAGCCCGAACGCCAGGCACGCGCTCTTGcacgccaccaccgccgacttGGCGGTGACCTGCATCTCCGGCGGGCACACCGCGTTCACGTCCCTGGCACACCCGGCGATGGCGCACTTGCTGGGGTCGGCGGCGCCCGTGCCGGGCACGGCGGACACGGACACGGGGAGGTTGTATCCGTCCACCAGGCTCACGTCGTAGGAGCTCCCCTTGCCGGGGCCCTCGTGCATGCTCACCTCCACGAGCGTGGCCGGCGGGGCGCCCACGGACCCGTTGCAGGCTAGCCGACCCTCGCAGTCGCCGGTGAggcacgcggcggcggcgcccacgccgccgtTCGCGGTGAAGTTGCAGCCGGTGCGGGCCCAGAAGCGGCCGTTCCAGGTGGCCGGCGCGACGACGCGCTTCGACTTGCCCTGCGGCAcgaggaagccgccgccggccagCACCGGGTGGCCCGTGTTGGGCGCCGACGCCGGCCACACCGGGAACGGGCACCGGTTGGCCACGTGGAAGACGATGCCCTCGGCGAGCACGAACGGCCCGGCAGCCACGAAACTAAGGAGAGCCATGAGCGCGCAGAAGAGGAGCGGGCGACGAGCGCCGGAGGTCCGGCACCGCGAGCAGTGCTCCGCCATCTCTCTCCCCCGATCCCGGCGGCCTGGGTGCTCTTGCACGTACGACATCTCGGTCGATCTTGCTTTGCGAAAGCCGCCAGATATGGAGGGTGCGgggatatatacatatatatagtaGGCTAGTAGCTCTGCAAGATACAGGAGAGAGGAGGAAGGACTGACTATGCTTAGGATTTGGTTTGCCTAGGATGAGGTCTGTTCTTAGTGTGACTTGCATTGCAATTGAAGTAAGGCAGAGGCATGATTGgggagaagagggagggaacGAGGCCACGAGCCACCTGGTGCAGGTAATCAAGCAATGGAACAAAAAGCTGCTGAA from Panicum hallii strain FIL2 chromosome 9, PHallii_v3.1, whole genome shotgun sequence includes:
- the LOC112876953 gene encoding thaumatin-like protein; translation: MSYVQEHPGRRDRGREMAEHCSRCRTSGARRPLLFCALMALLSFVAAGPFVLAEGIVFHVANRCPFPVWPASAPNTGHPVLAGGGFLVPQGKSKRVVAPATWNGRFWARTGCNFTANGGVGAAAACLTGDCEGRLACNGSVGAPPATLVEVSMHEGPGKGSSYDVSLVDGYNLPVSVSAVPGTGAADPSKCAIAGCARDVNAVCPPEMQVTAKSAVVACKSACLAFGLDAFCCRGAYATPAACRGSVYSRLFKDACPAYYSYAYDTTATTASACHAREYVITFCPGRWGGEPDGAAAAQF
- the LOC112872913 gene encoding NAC domain-containing protein 72-like is translated as MAAADGSLTKHGFPRGYRFVPTSLELISILSDQIRGRTLPPPLHTIFQDVRILDYHPEELYERFKDAAEHRYIYFFSVREFQKPGACAAVPEDKDQKEPRPVRVARGGGWKPSGGGQVLRWPRKKGGFVAGRMVTMVFYDRVDGGDGVKSNWGMHEFLVPFYDLALYRLYILKGGDMESENGAGSSSSSSIQMMSNAYDHFPVSPCPPLQPWGISTGNYHRPLDAGASTSQMLPPPPQHPSLEHAQYYQYQQQHAFGAAAAPQAYTMPVHGAEFPGNMYQYQPAIPPAPVAAPTAAANAAEEAHATATDGDGQDEAVRGLR